A genomic stretch from Pararhizobium sp. IMCC21322 includes:
- a CDS encoding extracellular solute-binding protein, whose amino-acid sequence MGIRSVFGKSFAVASSTAAVLGMGVLAAAAQSQPPINVVINQSPWLEGFASIVEEYEDETGNTVSLDVNPYAGSLEKQRNAVRSDKSEFDLLIVNGIFYPEMYHGGFLEPLKNIDPDFELDPQVYTYGDTPWFDAENKTVNRETGDLLTVPVNPNITLMFYRKDLYDEKGLSAPETFDELLANAKMFHNPPEMYGIVQRASRGTVSVTWDFFPYINGYGGSFFRDEPNGDFFVTLNSEAGRKALEMYVQLAKEAGPQNTASLTQGDLIQFLATGKAVHAVLPVAAWAQMDDPNKSIVPGKIDFATLPHAEGFDSTPALGHWLAGIPKNLDDAQKVAALEFLKWFQKPETQIAYAELGGAPVSAAAYESDFAEKPENRYMMAMRTASPQAKGLWTIPEGAEIAAVMELGLNRAVAGEITVVDALNSMAKDMAKVLSDAGYKTGNLPDLK is encoded by the coding sequence ATGGGTATCAGATCAGTTTTCGGCAAATCATTTGCCGTAGCGTCATCCACAGCGGCAGTGCTCGGAATGGGCGTTCTGGCAGCTGCGGCACAATCGCAACCGCCAATCAATGTGGTGATCAACCAGTCGCCATGGCTTGAAGGCTTTGCCTCAATCGTTGAGGAATATGAAGACGAGACCGGCAATACGGTGTCTCTCGACGTCAACCCCTATGCTGGCAGTCTTGAAAAGCAGCGCAATGCTGTTCGCTCTGACAAAAGTGAATTCGATCTTTTGATCGTGAACGGGATTTTCTACCCCGAGATGTATCATGGTGGCTTTCTTGAGCCATTGAAGAACATTGATCCGGATTTTGAACTGGACCCGCAGGTTTACACCTATGGAGATACGCCCTGGTTCGACGCTGAGAACAAGACTGTGAACCGGGAAACAGGCGATCTTCTGACTGTTCCGGTCAATCCCAACATCACCCTGATGTTCTATCGCAAAGATCTGTATGACGAGAAGGGCCTGTCTGCTCCGGAAACATTTGACGAATTGCTGGCGAATGCCAAAATGTTCCACAATCCACCGGAAATGTACGGCATTGTACAACGTGCCAGCCGCGGAACTGTCTCCGTTACCTGGGACTTTTTCCCTTACATCAACGGCTATGGCGGTTCTTTCTTCCGTGATGAACCAAATGGCGACTTCTTTGTGACGCTGAACAGTGAAGCTGGTCGCAAAGCTCTGGAAATGTATGTGCAACTTGCCAAAGAGGCTGGACCGCAAAACACAGCCAGTTTGACACAGGGCGATCTGATTCAGTTCCTGGCAACTGGAAAGGCCGTGCATGCAGTGCTGCCTGTGGCGGCCTGGGCACAGATGGATGATCCGAACAAATCCATCGTACCGGGCAAGATTGATTTCGCAACGCTGCCACATGCTGAAGGCTTTGATTCGACACCTGCTTTGGGTCACTGGCTTGCCGGCATTCCAAAGAATTTGGACGATGCTCAAAAAGTGGCCGCGCTGGAGTTCCTGAAATGGTTCCAGAAGCCGGAAACACAGATTGCGTATGCCGAACTTGGCGGTGCCCCTGTGAGTGCAGCAGCCTATGAATCCGACTTCGCTGAAAAGCCTGAGAACAGGTACATGATGGCCATGCGGACAGCTTCTCCACAGGCAAAAGGCCTCTGGACTATTCCTGAAGGTGCTGAAATTGCAGCGGTTATGGAATTGGGATTGAACCGTGCGGTTGCCGGTGAAATCACGGTTGTTGATGCGCTCAATTCCATGGCGAAAGATATGGCAAAAGTTCTGTCAGACGCCGGTTACAAGACTGGCAATCTGCCCGATCTGAAATAG
- a CDS encoding carbohydrate ABC transporter permease, which translates to MTSVQLGWMPKYGSLFPAVVVFLALAVLPVANLIFLSFMDISWSGGVVQREFVGLENYAALGDDPLLKAGIVNTLILVVVATSCQVLLGLALAIACSSLGHSSRLYRTLFILPILIPGIIIGAIWRLMYNFQFGIINQGLDLLGIPAVDWLGSPHLALASVIVVDIWHWTPFSFLLLLAAVEGLPKDVSEAAKVDGATAWQEFRRVSLPLLWPAIFMTFIFRAVIAFKVFDEVFLLTSGGPGTATEVISFTIYQRFFLQDNPGYGSAISVAVIFSVALIIAIALQLQNRREATR; encoded by the coding sequence ATGACTTCTGTCCAATTAGGCTGGATGCCCAAATACGGGTCATTGTTTCCAGCAGTTGTCGTCTTTCTGGCTCTGGCTGTGTTGCCGGTTGCGAACCTCATTTTTCTGAGTTTTATGGACATTTCCTGGTCCGGCGGTGTTGTGCAGCGGGAATTTGTTGGTCTGGAGAATTACGCAGCCCTTGGGGATGATCCGCTTCTGAAGGCGGGCATTGTCAATACACTCATTCTGGTCGTCGTCGCGACAAGCTGTCAGGTGTTATTGGGACTGGCACTGGCGATTGCCTGTTCATCGCTTGGACACAGTTCCCGGCTCTATCGAACGCTTTTCATTCTGCCTATTCTTATCCCGGGTATCATCATCGGCGCCATATGGCGCTTGATGTATAATTTCCAGTTCGGGATCATCAATCAGGGGCTCGATTTACTGGGTATACCGGCTGTTGACTGGCTGGGATCGCCGCATTTGGCGCTGGCCTCGGTTATTGTGGTTGATATCTGGCACTGGACGCCGTTTTCATTTCTGCTGCTGCTGGCCGCGGTCGAGGGGTTGCCAAAAGATGTGTCGGAAGCCGCCAAGGTTGATGGCGCAACCGCATGGCAGGAATTCCGTCGTGTCAGCCTGCCGCTGCTATGGCCGGCGATCTTCATGACTTTCATTTTCCGCGCTGTCATTGCCTTCAAGGTTTTTGATGAGGTGTTTCTGCTGACATCGGGAGGACCGGGGACAGCGACTGAAGTGATCAGTTTCACCATATATCAGCGCTTCTTTCTGCAGGATAATCCCGGCTATGGCTCTGCCATCTCAGTGGCTGTGATATTCTCTGTTGCTCTGATCATCGCGATTGCCCTGCAGTTGCAGAACCGACGGGAGGCGACGCGATGA
- a CDS encoding aldose 1-epimerase family protein translates to MSGDGFPVSTPDLTRLRTYHADLAAYADIRLVTLSDGAERGVRVLELRSGGGLELEVVVDRGFDLGRLAINGVTVSWHCANGYRAPWLLNPSSDKGQGFLRANNGFLSTCGFDHIRQPETDLLADQGVYPNREIDYPLHGHGAHQPARLISYGFEEDAEHPYLWCEGEIVQTMQFHGTLKLRRRIEVPLGSTEISMHDRVVNRGPTEMSHMMLYHFNIGHPLVAKGCQIDLPHAQHVWGQTDPLDAFPEPQLDQNNGLSVFAMDEDRAAGICTVSNPENGLELALRFQQESLPFFQLLRMTGQGTYGIGLEPCTAGKRSRSEARAANEMGFLKPGEHRDYQLDISLKSKALTRSESA, encoded by the coding sequence ATGAGTGGTGATGGGTTTCCAGTCAGCACGCCGGATTTGACACGGTTGCGCACATATCATGCAGACCTGGCAGCTTATGCCGATATCCGCCTGGTCACTCTGTCTGATGGTGCGGAACGTGGTGTTCGCGTACTTGAGCTTCGCTCTGGTGGCGGGCTTGAGCTTGAAGTTGTTGTGGACCGTGGATTTGATCTGGGGCGATTGGCGATCAACGGTGTGACCGTCTCGTGGCATTGCGCGAATGGTTACAGAGCCCCGTGGCTGTTGAATCCGTCATCTGACAAGGGGCAGGGGTTTTTGCGTGCCAATAACGGGTTTTTGAGCACATGTGGCTTCGATCATATTCGCCAGCCTGAAACAGACTTGTTGGCAGATCAGGGCGTTTATCCGAATAGGGAAATTGATTATCCGCTGCATGGACATGGCGCGCACCAGCCGGCCCGATTGATCTCATATGGTTTTGAAGAGGACGCAGAACATCCTTACCTTTGGTGCGAAGGCGAAATTGTTCAGACAATGCAGTTTCACGGCACATTGAAACTGCGGCGACGCATTGAAGTGCCGCTGGGCAGCACGGAGATTTCCATGCATGACCGCGTGGTCAATCGCGGCCCCACCGAGATGAGCCATATGATGCTGTATCATTTCAACATTGGCCATCCGCTGGTTGCAAAAGGATGCCAAATCGATTTGCCACATGCGCAGCATGTCTGGGGGCAGACTGATCCGTTGGATGCATTTCCCGAACCTCAATTGGACCAGAATAACGGCTTGTCTGTCTTTGCCATGGATGAAGACCGGGCGGCTGGCATCTGCACTGTTTCAAATCCTGAAAATGGCCTTGAACTGGCCCTCCGGTTTCAACAGGAATCTTTGCCGTTCTTCCAATTGCTGCGCATGACGGGGCAAGGCACCTATGGCATCGGTTTGGAGCCATGCACTGCAGGAAAACGCAGCCGCAGTGAAGCGCGTGCGGCGAATGAAATGGGGTTTTTGAAACCCGGCGAACATCGCGATTATCAATTGGATATTTCGCTCAAGTCGAAAGCATTGACCCGAAGTGAGAGCGCATAA
- a CDS encoding LysR family transcriptional regulator: MIHLRQLKHFLTVFDHGSFLQASQSANISQPAISKSIHSLEQHYGVLLFKRLPRGVEPTTFAIALEQHARRILLDFERSNYEMSIMAQGSLGLVRIGVGRSFIRSVNDAILDLHALHPGIDYSVMTDHADRLHQALLSNRIDLYVGMVNRVMHDPSCLVESIFSDKYVGLCSADHPFAGKSVSIDDLLLYDWIVPEIEEAGRTALEAYFAHRKKPKPTFKIVTNSNEIVYQSLRQTRLLSVMPEGSHYETQFEDLARFYPIDFEFERNVGIVRRQNFSSSPLIEKYIHNLQVRLISLNQQTPDTRQKMSVNP, translated from the coding sequence GTGATACATTTACGGCAGCTCAAGCATTTCCTGACCGTGTTCGACCATGGCAGCTTTCTTCAGGCGTCCCAGAGCGCAAATATCAGCCAACCTGCTATCAGTAAAAGCATTCATTCCCTGGAGCAGCACTACGGCGTTTTGCTGTTCAAACGCTTGCCGCGTGGCGTCGAGCCCACAACATTTGCCATTGCCCTGGAGCAACATGCCAGACGCATCCTGCTGGACTTTGAGCGCTCGAATTACGAGATGTCCATTATGGCGCAAGGCTCACTTGGACTGGTGCGCATTGGTGTCGGCAGGTCTTTCATCCGCAGCGTCAATGATGCCATTTTAGACCTTCACGCCCTGCATCCGGGCATCGATTATTCGGTGATGACCGACCATGCAGATCGCCTGCATCAGGCACTTCTCAGCAATCGGATTGATCTTTATGTCGGGATGGTCAACCGGGTGATGCATGACCCGTCCTGCCTGGTTGAAAGCATTTTTTCTGATAAATATGTCGGCCTGTGCAGTGCCGATCATCCCTTTGCAGGCAAATCGGTTTCCATTGACGATCTGCTGCTTTACGACTGGATTGTCCCGGAAATTGAAGAGGCCGGTCGAACCGCGCTTGAAGCCTATTTCGCACATCGCAAAAAGCCGAAACCAACCTTCAAAATTGTCACGAACTCAAACGAAATTGTCTATCAGAGCCTGCGACAAACCCGTCTGCTCAGCGTTATGCCGGAAGGCAGCCATTATGAGACGCAGTTTGAAGATCTCGCGCGTTTTTACCCAATCGATTTCGAATTTGAGCGCAATGTCGGCATCGTGCGGCGACAGAATTTCTCATCCAGCCCGCTAATCGAAAAATACATTCACAACCTGCAGGTCAGACTGATCTCACTAAACCAACAAACGCCAGATACGCGGCAAAAAATGTCGGTTAATCCGTAA
- a CDS encoding LysR substrate-binding domain-containing protein — protein sequence MAIDFGWLESFVISAETLNFSETAKRRGTVQSAVSTHIVRLEETIGQRLFDRKRGQSMQLTAEGEAFIVYARRILNLVDEAVDSLKQDQTRSVIRLGTTSTLAVSVLPSVLEEIAGQFPKLHVEVSCGRSAETIARFDNGELDIAFIVDQGKRPGRLFVQNIDLAWVSGPNFRFDPNESIPLAFLTDGRDLRRFAMNALDKAGQNCHIAHTSPDPIGVRALVAANLALTVMPTLAATPPLKTLSLDDGLPDIGQLPLAAYQRIGVKRIEVEAFGNCLQAHTDRSRNAL from the coding sequence ATGGCAATTGATTTTGGCTGGCTGGAAAGCTTCGTCATCTCAGCCGAGACGTTGAATTTTTCTGAGACGGCGAAAAGACGCGGCACAGTTCAATCAGCGGTCAGCACACACATTGTCAGATTGGAAGAAACCATCGGACAACGCCTGTTTGACCGCAAACGCGGCCAATCCATGCAGCTTACGGCGGAAGGCGAAGCGTTCATTGTCTATGCAAGGCGCATCCTCAATCTGGTGGATGAAGCGGTAGACAGTCTGAAACAGGATCAGACCCGCTCAGTCATCCGTCTGGGCACCACCAGCACACTGGCTGTGTCGGTGCTGCCAAGCGTGCTGGAAGAGATTGCAGGGCAATTCCCAAAACTGCATGTGGAAGTGTCCTGTGGCAGAAGTGCAGAGACAATCGCCCGGTTTGACAATGGCGAGCTGGACATTGCCTTCATTGTCGATCAGGGCAAGCGCCCCGGTCGCCTGTTCGTCCAGAACATTGATCTGGCCTGGGTGTCGGGCCCAAATTTCAGGTTCGACCCGAATGAAAGCATCCCTCTCGCCTTTCTGACGGATGGACGCGATCTGCGCCGGTTTGCCATGAATGCGCTCGATAAAGCCGGTCAAAACTGCCACATCGCGCACACCAGTCCGGACCCGATTGGCGTTCGTGCACTGGTCGCTGCAAACCTTGCCTTAACCGTCATGCCGACCCTTGCCGCAACACCGCCCCTGAAAACCCTGTCTCTTGATGACGGTTTGCCGGATATCGGCCAATTGCCCTTGGCAGCCTATCAACGCATTGGCGTCAAACGCATAGAGGTGGAAGCCTTCGGCAACTGCCTTCAGGCCCACACAGATCGCAGCCGCAATGCGTTATAG
- a CDS encoding ABC transporter ATP-binding protein encodes MATLDLKDIRKSFGDVEVLHGIDAAIKDSEFVAILGESGCGKSTLLRIIAGLETSTSGQILIDGKEVSDRTPRERDIAMVFQSYALYPHMTVTENIRFPLELANWSKDDINEAIDKAIAMLNLQPVAARKPRELSGGQRQRVAMGRALVRQPKVFLFDEPLSNLDAKLRVQMRAEIRDLQRQLGTTSVYVTHDQIEAMTMADRVIVMNNGKVEQFGAPLELYDKPANRFVASFIGSPPMNFVEGEITAGGTVREFVYEDMRLKLGAAQLQAGPVVMGFRPEHITLSRAGPSGFKGQIISEENTGDRTFLVVNVNGSPMGVTSSTRLDVGTGDSVTLVPDLSRLHFFDPDSEKRL; translated from the coding sequence ATGGCAACACTTGATCTAAAAGACATTCGAAAGTCCTTTGGCGACGTGGAGGTGCTTCACGGCATTGATGCAGCCATCAAGGACAGCGAATTTGTTGCCATTCTTGGCGAAAGCGGATGTGGCAAATCTACCTTGTTGCGCATCATCGCCGGTCTTGAAACCAGCACCAGCGGACAAATTCTGATTGATGGTAAAGAGGTGAGTGACCGCACACCTCGTGAGCGGGACATTGCGATGGTGTTTCAGAGCTATGCGCTTTATCCGCATATGACGGTGACCGAGAATATCCGCTTTCCTCTGGAGCTTGCCAATTGGAGCAAGGACGACATTAACGAGGCCATCGACAAGGCGATTGCCATGTTGAACCTGCAGCCGGTTGCGGCGCGCAAACCCCGGGAATTGTCCGGTGGACAAAGGCAGCGCGTTGCCATGGGCAGGGCGCTTGTGCGTCAGCCAAAAGTGTTTTTGTTTGACGAACCACTGTCGAATCTCGACGCAAAGCTGCGGGTTCAGATGCGTGCCGAAATCCGCGATTTACAGCGCCAGTTGGGCACCACATCGGTTTATGTGACCCATGATCAGATTGAAGCCATGACCATGGCAGACCGGGTGATTGTGATGAACAATGGCAAGGTGGAGCAGTTTGGCGCGCCACTTGAACTATACGACAAACCGGCCAACCGCTTTGTGGCGTCTTTTATCGGGTCACCGCCGATGAATTTTGTCGAGGGCGAGATTACTGCGGGGGGAACTGTCCGAGAGTTTGTCTATGAAGATATGCGCTTGAAGCTTGGTGCTGCCCAGTTACAAGCAGGTCCTGTGGTGATGGGGTTTCGTCCGGAACACATTACGCTGAGCCGAGCCGGACCAAGTGGCTTCAAAGGCCAAATCATCTCTGAGGAAAATACCGGTGACCGGACATTTTTGGTGGTCAATGTCAACGGGTCTCCCATGGGCGTAACGTCAAGCACGCGACTTGATGTGGGTACTGGCGATAGTGTGACCCTCGTTCCTGATCTTTCGCGGCTGCATTTCTTCGATCCGGACAGCGAAAAGCGTCTCTGA
- a CDS encoding carbohydrate ABC transporter permease: protein MSDIVQTKRRMPTDKVLLHVAMIAAVIITLGPFVWIALSAFKTQIVLLMGDITFSPVSYNFDEVLFDRRSTYPQNFLNSLIVASVSTTLVIVIAFLAGYSLLRMNWPRWVLNAFLVWAMLFNLVPPVSLASAWYELFRTVNVSIDLVALTLAHTTLNLPLALWLLISFFREVPRELEEAAFVDGAKFLTLLRRVIVPVMMPGIVATAVLVFIFSWNEFPVALALTNNKTATVPVAIAKYVQEEEIKYTQMAAASVLSAIPALIALIFGQRFIVKGLTAGAVK from the coding sequence ATGAGCGATATTGTCCAAACCAAACGGCGCATGCCAACAGACAAGGTTCTGCTGCATGTGGCCATGATAGCGGCGGTTATCATTACGCTTGGGCCTTTTGTGTGGATTGCGTTGTCTGCTTTCAAGACGCAGATCGTGCTGCTGATGGGCGATATTACGTTTTCGCCGGTTTCCTATAATTTTGACGAAGTGCTGTTTGATCGCAGATCAACCTATCCGCAGAATTTTCTCAACAGTCTCATTGTGGCCAGTGTCAGCACCACGCTTGTCATTGTGATTGCCTTTCTTGCGGGATATTCGTTGTTGCGGATGAACTGGCCGCGTTGGGTCCTCAACGCGTTTCTCGTGTGGGCCATGTTGTTCAATCTTGTGCCGCCTGTCTCTCTCGCCAGTGCCTGGTATGAGCTGTTCCGAACCGTTAATGTGAGTATTGATCTGGTCGCACTGACCCTGGCGCACACCACTTTGAATCTGCCATTGGCCTTATGGCTTCTGATCTCGTTCTTCCGCGAAGTGCCGAGAGAGCTGGAAGAAGCTGCCTTTGTCGATGGCGCGAAGTTCTTGACATTGCTGCGCCGGGTCATCGTACCCGTGATGATGCCCGGCATTGTTGCCACAGCCGTTCTGGTGTTCATTTTCAGCTGGAACGAGTTTCCGGTGGCCCTGGCCCTGACCAACAACAAAACCGCCACTGTGCCGGTCGCAATTGCAAAATATGTTCAGGAAGAAGAGATCAAATACACGCAAATGGCGGCTGCCTCTGTGTTGTCAGCCATTCCGGCGCTGATAGCTCTCATCTTTGGCCAGCGCTTTATTGTCAAGGGCCTGACAGCCGGTGCCGTCAAATGA
- a CDS encoding sulfatase, whose protein sequence is MRTVFILFDSLNRHFLECYGSQLFSTPNFKRLAEKSVTFEQHHVGSLPCMPARRDIQTGRLSFMHRSWGPMEPFDQSVFEKLQDAGVYSHLITDHYHYFEEGAGNYHTKYSSYEHFRGQEGDKWQGEAAAPVADWEARYHADQFDAKSDSLPFHYMANRAHLEQTGQFPSTQCFDAACAFLDKNREADNWFLQIETFDPHEPFFAPEEHRQKFKSDYDGKIRDWPPYAPYKGQSPENDEMMRNYMALISHCDEQLGRVLDFMDAHDMWQDTMLVVSTDHGFLLGEHEWWAKNKMPCFSEIAHIPLFVHHPDHSECDGERRNALTQTPDLAATFCEAHKAPSLDGATGRSVLPLIADAGAKNHDALIFGYFGGAMNLTDGHHTYFRYPENMMDQPLFQYTLMPNHMLHSFSREELQASELIDDLEFAQGWKVLRFKVQDSPGWYRSHGPGAMVECKTALYDLKVDPGQTVPILNDDVEQQLVTIMAHLMQASKAPPEAFERLAIPNGQDI, encoded by the coding sequence ATGAGGACAGTTTTCATCCTGTTCGATTCCCTGAACCGGCATTTTCTTGAGTGCTATGGCTCGCAATTGTTCAGCACACCGAACTTCAAACGACTGGCAGAAAAATCGGTGACATTTGAGCAGCATCATGTTGGCAGTCTGCCCTGCATGCCTGCGCGCCGCGACATTCAGACGGGACGTCTCAGCTTCATGCATCGAAGCTGGGGTCCGATGGAGCCGTTTGATCAATCCGTGTTTGAGAAATTACAGGATGCTGGCGTCTACTCGCACCTCATTACCGACCACTACCACTATTTTGAGGAAGGGGCGGGCAACTACCACACCAAATATTCCAGCTATGAGCATTTCCGAGGCCAGGAAGGCGATAAGTGGCAGGGGGAAGCTGCAGCTCCTGTGGCAGATTGGGAAGCGCGTTATCATGCCGATCAGTTTGACGCCAAGTCCGATTCACTGCCGTTTCACTATATGGCCAACCGGGCGCATTTAGAGCAGACGGGACAATTCCCATCGACCCAATGCTTCGATGCTGCCTGCGCTTTTCTGGACAAGAACAGGGAAGCGGATAACTGGTTCCTGCAGATTGAGACCTTCGATCCTCATGAGCCATTTTTTGCACCCGAGGAACATCGGCAGAAGTTCAAATCCGATTATGACGGCAAGATAAGAGACTGGCCGCCTTATGCGCCTTATAAGGGCCAGTCGCCTGAAAATGACGAGATGATGCGCAATTACATGGCGCTGATTTCCCATTGCGATGAGCAACTTGGCAGAGTTCTGGATTTCATGGATGCCCATGATATGTGGCAAGACACCATGCTGGTGGTTTCCACGGATCACGGTTTCCTTTTGGGAGAGCATGAGTGGTGGGCAAAAAACAAGATGCCTTGTTTTTCCGAGATTGCCCATATTCCCCTGTTTGTTCACCACCCTGATCATTCGGAGTGTGATGGTGAACGCCGCAACGCATTGACGCAAACACCTGATTTAGCTGCGACTTTCTGCGAAGCCCATAAAGCGCCGAGCCTTGATGGTGCGACCGGTCGGTCTGTCCTGCCGCTGATAGCGGATGCGGGTGCCAAGAACCATGATGCTCTGATTTTTGGCTATTTTGGCGGTGCGATGAATCTCACCGATGGGCATCATACCTATTTCCGTTATCCAGAAAACATGATGGATCAGCCGCTGTTTCAATACACGTTGATGCCAAACCACATGTTGCATTCCTTCTCGCGGGAAGAGTTGCAAGCTTCTGAATTAATTGATGATCTGGAGTTCGCGCAGGGCTGGAAAGTGCTGCGCTTTAAGGTGCAGGACAGCCCCGGCTGGTATCGCTCTCACGGGCCAGGTGCGATGGTGGAATGCAAAACGGCGCTTTACGATTTGAAGGTTGATCCCGGCCAGACAGTACCAATTTTGAACGACGATGTGGAGCAACAGCTCGTAACCATTATGGCGCACCTCATGCAGGCTTCCAAGGCACCGCCCGAAGCCTTTGAACGTTTGGCAATTCCTAATGGGCAGGACATCTGA